Proteins encoded together in one Chelonoidis abingdonii isolate Lonesome George chromosome 1, CheloAbing_2.0, whole genome shotgun sequence window:
- the HELB gene encoding DNA helicase B encodes MAQGRGRTRPVSELWGVLLPAKGREEEVEEEQDDPDPDPDPDPDSLFLDASELCSSGRVLRGSLPARGTVIIQDERSQKTYEVVGCFPLVGPWWKVNVKVKLVESKYFVQGYPSYFLRTDIRENQNAVFSLFFKECCVPDNFTEEFFKCFPERSDLNFRNLEEKLNQFQESKLNLQQGNKFIETKNFDIFYYIMQSFTGKTILVALSFPVIMEFLPRLLPRHFCRIINAVSWHKVTKQNSKSDEKVSPEDEILPKLDEMLKKEPWKLGFRRITYRELNLSTCEATWAAFCQCEHLLWKIPELQKNALIIYNKLKQRCRETGHTYEEQDILTSLVSKDMPIEHAWQSLKFMKDEKIMIVEKKLVFLSHLYKSEKDIALSVNHLMKNDPWQLHVDVREVLNVRDTSKSKVNGDIKINNNQPPETEQVEGSNALDIQNNDSDFLYNEQVQDIETTGETEVDPDQMKAVKMICSNPVTIISGKGGCGKTTVVSCLFQYLKQVEKEVLSACNDFEKDLDASAEWNTFTHFCQENVCTKNLLNVLLTAPTGRAASLLNEKTELPAYTLHQVMYSFYSWMLRDGQKPWKFSTVTVLVVDEGSLVSVQMLSSVLKLLCDHAQLSKLIILGDIRQLPSIDPGNMLADIFEGLKSRGWSVELRTNHRAESQLIVDNATRISQRKFPEFDSVLKVCDWSEKLTMPSPEKKFIYVVLPSGDGAHYLPTAIKTLLEKGPGLQDATQSQFIAFRRQDCDLINELCCQHYSKHLTRNHKNRLVFQCDDKICSTRNAYLKDLLPKNNTACTRESDSQNPNQCECRGCCRRKAFMSGQKPPSDLGGSAEDDRRLCNGEIFFITDDVEVNRCRLLTISSTYGSRFTVVYEALRRECQIRHAWARTIHTFQGSEEKTIVYVVGNAGPQHWQHVYTAVTRGCCRVYIVAEETQLRKAVTTKSFPRKTRLQQRLKETFSEMSDSPEQISSHLKDCWQSQGHDTQPGPISVTEDIALSSVPVEDDFIKAEESAVLNDIQTNNGQCSTAELASAGSETPVKSNGCKRPGSFTDSCESPSKVTMVNNEDSPLGSTRLQNLTLRSPTAKQLFGP; translated from the exons ttatAATACAGGATGAAAGATCCCAAAAGACGTATGAAGTGGTTGGATGTTTTCCATTGGTTGGCCCTTGGTGGAAAGTTAATGTTAAAGTTAAATTGGTGGAATCAAAGTACTTTGTGCAAGGCTATCCGTCATACTTCCTACGAACCGATATAAGGGAAAACCAAAATGCagttttttcactcttttttaaaGAGTGTTGTGTTCCTGACAATTTCACAGAGGAGttttttaagtgttttcctgagAGATCTGACCTGAACTTCAGAAACCTTGAAGAAAAACTTAATCAGTTTCAAGAGTCAAAATTAAATCTTCAGCAAGGGAACAAATTCATTGAGACgaaaaattttgatattttttattatattatgcaATCAT TTACAGGAAAGACTATTTTGGTAGCTTTGAGTTTCCCAGTGATAATGGAGTTCCTGCCAAGACTTCTCCCACGTCATTTTTGCCGTATTATAAATGCGGTGAGCTGGCATAAAGTGACCAAACAGAACAGCAAAAGTGATGAAAAAGTTTCTCCTGAAGATGAGATATTACCAAAATTAGATGAGATGTTAAAAAAGGAGCCATGGAAACTTGGATTCCGCAGG ATAACCTACAGAGAACTGAATCTCTCCACTTGTGAAGCAACTTGGGCAGCCTTCTGTCAGTGTGAGCATCTCCTCTGGAAGATTCCTGAATTGCAGAAGAATGCATTAATAATATACAATAAGCTCAAGCAAAGATGTAGAGAAACAGGGCATACCTATGAAGAACAAGACATTTTGACCTCTTTAGTTTCTAAAGATATGCCCATTGAACATGCCTGGCAATCCTTGAAATTTATGAAAGATGAGAAGATAATGATTGTTGAGAAGAAACTGGTATTTCTTTCTCATCTTTACAAATCTGAAAAAGACATTGCACTTTCTGTAAATCATCTAATGAAAAATGACCCATGGCAGTTACATGTTGATGTGAGAGAAGTACTTAATGTTAGAGATACCAGCAAATCAAAAGTAAATGgagatattaaaataaataataaccagCCTCCTGAAACAGAGCAAGTGGAGGGCAGTAATGCCCTGGATATACAAAACAATGACAGTGATTTTCTTTATAATGAACAGGTACAAGACATAGAAACTACAGGTGAAACAGAAGTGGACCCAGATCAGATGAAAGCCGTGAAAATGATTTGTTCTAATCCAGTGACAATCATAAGTGGAAAAGGGGGTTGTGGGAAGACTACTGTAGTTAGCTGCCTTTTTCAGTATTTAAAGCAGGTGGAAAAAGAAGTGCTGAGTGCTTGTAATGATTTTGAAAAGGACCTGGATGCATCTGCTGAATGGAAtacctttactcatttttgtcAGGAGAACGTTTGCACAAAAaaccttttaaatgttttacttACTGCACCTACTGGAAGAGCAGCTAGCTTGCTGAATGAGAAAACGGAGCTTCCCGCTTACACTCTCCATCAG GTCATGTACAGTTTTTATTCATGGATGTTAAGAGACGGACAAAAGCCATGGAAGTTTTCTACTGTGACAGTTCTGGTTGTGGATGAAGGGAGCTTAGTATCTGTACAAATGCTTAGTTCAGTTTTAAAATTGCTGTGTGACCACGCTCAACTTTCCAAGCTTATTATACTTG GTGATATCAGACAGTTACCCAGCATTGACCCTGGCAACATGCTTGCTGATATTTTTGAGGGTCTAAAATCTAGAGGCTGGTCTGTGGAACTGAGAACTAATCACAGAGCTGAGTCTCAGCTAATTGTAGACAATGCCACAAG AATCTCTCAGCGAAAATTCCCAGAGTTTGACTCAGTGCTCAAAGTCTGTGACTGGAGTGAAAAGTTAACAATGCCAAGTCCCGAGAAGAAATTTATTTATGTTGTTTTGCCTTCTGGAGATGGTGCTCACT ATTTGCCAACTGCCATAAAAACTTTACTTGAAAAAGGACCTGGACTGCAAGATGCCACACAATCACAGTTCATCGCTTTCAGAAG GCAAGACTGTGATCTAATAAATGAACTCTGTTGTCAGCACTATTCAAAACATTTAACCAG AAACCATAAAAATCGACTGGTGTTCCAATGTGATGATAAAATTTGTTCCACGAGGAATGCCTATCTCAAGGACCTTCTTCCAAAAAATAACACAGCTTGCACAAGGGAAAGTGACTCTCAGAATCCTAATCAATGTGAATGCAGAGGGTGTTGTAGAAGAAAAGCCTTCATGAGTGGACAAAAGCCACCTAGTGATCTTGGGGGCAGTGCTGAGGATGACAGACGGTTGTGCAatggagaaatatttttcataacaGAT GATGTAGAAGTCAATAGGTGTCGTTTATTGACCATCAGCAGCACATATGGCTCCAGATTCACTGTGGTGTATGAGGCACTGAGGAGAGAGTGTCAAATAAGGCATGCATGGGCCAGAACTATTCACACATTTCAG GGTTCAGAGGAAAAAACAATTGTCTATGTAGTCGGGAATGCAGGCCCACAGCACTGGCAGCATGTATACACAGCTGTAACTCGAGGATGTTGCCGGGTTTATATTGTGGCTGAAGAGACTCAACTCAGGAAAGCAGTTACTACGAAGAGCTTTCCCAGAAAAACTCGCTTACAACAACGTTTAAAAGAGACCTTTTCAGAAATGAGTGACTCTCCAGAACAAATATCATCTCACCTAAAGGATTGTTGGCAAAGTCAAGGGCATGATACTCAGCCTGGTCCTATTTCAGTAACTGAGGATATTGCCCTCTCTTCTGTACCTGTTGAAGATGACTTCATTAAAGCAGAAGAGTCTGCAGTTCTTAATGATATACAAACTAATAATGGACAGTGCAGTACTGCTGAACTGGCCAGTGCAGGTAGTGAGACTCCCGTTAAATCAAATGGATGTAAAAGACCAGGCAGTTTCACAGATAGTTGTGAAAGTCCTTCAAAAGTTACTATG GTAAATAACGAAGACTCACCTCTTGGGTCAACTCGCCTTCAGAATCTGACTTTGAGGAGCCCAACTGCCAAGCAGCTTTTTGGACCTTAA